From a single Drosophila sulfurigaster albostrigata strain 15112-1811.04 chromosome 3, ASM2355843v2, whole genome shotgun sequence genomic region:
- the LOC133845664 gene encoding AF4/FMR2 family member lilli isoform X17 — MDLSLERDSSALGSLFQQIINDMKNTSPLWEDFVAKASKLHTCLRAAIQAIAAYLDAFQKIADAATNSRGASKEIGTALTRVCLRHKAVETRLKTFTSAIMDCLVQPLQDKIEDWKRTVATIDKDHAKEYKRCRSELKKRSSDTLRLQKKARKGQTDNSLQSLMDSHMQDVTLRRAELEEVEKKSLRAAMVEERLRYCSFVHMLQPVVHEECEVMSELGHLQEAMESIALVTKEPSVLPQASEELIHDAKASINLYPESPGGGSGSQGGGCSNSLGSRKSSVCSISSMNSSGSSNSPGHHHYQRSLSQFVTPAIRLKPGESSDSGFCSSPALTTQVSNATNQTHAVSTWPPHSQDAVDALPPTADRPHTISTTYEKGHQRPPLTVYTFQNPETIHESNSSGSLIPATVPTGNGSASGQNTPATQKSPAASLSRPPLPVKPAHVRCSSLERPLSAQSNHRQNSGQNLLQRQCPSPIPAHITKELSAAHHAQQQQQQQQQQQQSQPQQPQTPPTYANLSELAAIKLTNQQQSQQQQQPQTQTQQQHQQQHQPLLQQQSSIDSICSQHSNDSSTSSLQQQLLQHQQSQQAHISNSSSSLNHQQQQQQQQQQSVHGSGLGTRSHSISSSVSTSTASSLHSHPSIDSAVAASLVGCVAGGGGHTNNTNTNTNTSTTTPSSGCSTPQNHYSPLLTNSPTSTAAGTPSGGSIASGLGLGFVYQVSSPTPPASANSTTDVLKITEPGQPTTAEASETTESDERSRASVLQKASMFEKQAAAAAAAPIPTTIAAAVAGGGGGVTTGAVGGVIGGVARRSEELRAVEQQEMDKSFEDSIQALNNLIGELDSFQREIDEGKGKQQQQQQHSSNINSNNISGNNSNSGSNNNNSSNSGASSNTSNDNNNCNTDLLLPSSNIDCCAISNQTNSSGCGTDISDTTSEELAGEEGSLAAARRHQQLGASDSELSRCYVSETSSLTGGILAGGYENPTFAHFAANRDDPYNGSGNGSDSRSLYASAADSISLAASDSVCMSQQPRHAYVDNCSDGGSAVVVIYDHTIPNTPDIEFVKQNSEIVLLRTKDPQQLQLHEMRELQQLPDNLAGSPESPDAASGGGVGGGGRLQPATATVAPAKQRLSSFRASSEQQLQLLGRASPQHRGGAGGGGGGAAMGSSTRIARRSSINQAKPPPPVRRSSSVTPSPNNVGQPQHQQHSSSNHNSHAYQQQSLSLSNSSEHLPPPPAFMLEATTAYSTSPTPPAAMPSSALKVSETVRALAAMRHQPASPVALRRMHQQQQQQQQLQQQQQQSLLQPMHKPSPNDDAEYEAYYNSYMELHAYAQALPPQQQQQQHQQQQQQQQRFAQQHHTSHQTHHHNHHEQLPPTPPPYHGPPQVDAASFRTSSPSGSIYAQPKLVNNMSSFRTSSPSPNGHAHPLPPTQPKANPNLIAQLNARLNSKQQQQQHQQQQQQHVAEGIYGNAGGVGVGGGESIYMRGGNGLSMSQQQQQQQHYDAAAQATANMRQHQQQHQLQQQQQQHYTCPPPLEDPPPPPIYSATMPKKMARPSVGHSNSNNMGNHLVNAYAAASNSATLPKNILQQQRLQQQQQQQHQQQLQQQQLQQQQYQQPTGINVGNGHANQRPPMPLPQQQQHAQQQQQQQQRQPPIPSRHSSVQQKIFVSTNPFIQTTAVKFHSPSSVHSTPAASPTCGSPASSATMASIYGTTARGGAAHHQQQQQQQYHHQQQQHQQQQQQQQQHYYRDVAGGNSNGGVYYASHNNVHAHGHSNAHAHANANANVNANANAHTPHMPHVQAHHSNYATSTNIEKTGSIRAKTKAEFLENLNAKLAKQGMSGRAFAVRNLINSKALPDPRICHESLMDQIKRGATLKRNQKINDRSAPKIH, encoded by the exons CGCTGCCATTCAGGCAATTGCCGCCTATTTGGATGCCTTCCAAAAGATTGCCGATGCGGCCACCAATTCCAGAG GTGCATCCAAGGAGATTGGCACCGCCCTGACCCGTGTTTGTCTGCGCCACAAGGCGGTCGAGACCCGTTTGAAGACCTTCACCAGCGCAATTATGGATTGCCTGGTGCAGCCGCTGCAGGACAAGATCGAGGACTGGAAGCGCACAGTGGCCACCATCGATAAGGATCATGCCAAAGAGTATAAACGCTGTCGCAGTGAACTAAAGAAGCGCTCCAGCGACACGCTGCGTCTGCAGAAGAAGGCACGCAAGGGACAGACGGACAACAGCCTGCAGTCATTGATGGATTCGCACATGCAAGATGTGACTTTGCGACGCGCCGAACTCGAGGAGGTCGAGAAGAAGTCACTACGTGCGGCGATGGTCGAGGAACGATTGCGTTACTGCAGCTTTGTGCACATGCTGCAGCCCGTGGTGCATGAGGAATGCGAGGTGATGTCCGAACTCGGTCATCTGCAG GAGGCTATGGAATCCATTGCTTTGGTCACCAAGGAGCCCAGCGTTTTGCCACAGGCTTCGGAGGAACTGATTCACGATGCCAAGGCTAGCATTAATCTATATCCCGAATCGCCTGGCGGTGGCTCTGGCTCCCAAGGTGGCGGCTGTTCCAATTCCTTGGGCTCACGCAAGAGTTCCGTCTGCTCCATTAGCAGCATGAACAGCAGCGGCTCCAGCAACTCGCCGGGACATCATCACTATCAACGCTCGCTATCGCAG tttGTAACGCCCGCAATTCGCTTGAAACCTGGTGAATCCAGTGATAGTGGCTTTTGCTCATCGCCAGCGCTAACAACACag GTTTCGAATGCCACCAACCAGACGCACGCTGTATCCACTTGGCCGCCACATTCCCAGGATGCTGTGGACGCGCTGCCACCGACTGCTGATCGTCCGCATACGATTTCAACCACCTATGAGAAGGGTCATCAGCGTCCGCCATTGACTGTATACACGTTCCAGAATCCCGAGACCATACACGAGtccaacagcagcggcagcctcATACCCGCAACGGTGCCGACTGGCAACGGTTCCGCCTCGGGTCAGAATACGCCGGCAACACAGAAATCGCCGGCAGCATCGCTCAGTCGTCCTCCATTGCCAGTG AAGCCGGCACATGTG CGCTGCTCGTCGCTGGAGCGTCCGTTGTCGGCGCAGAGCAATCATCGCCAGAACAGTGGCCAGAATCTGCTGCAGCGTCAGTGCCCCTCACCGATTCCGGCTCATATCACGAAAG AGCTGTCAGCAGCACAtcatgcacaacaacaacagcagcaacagcaacaacagcagcaatcacagccacagcaaccacaaacCCCGCCAACCTATGCTAACCTATCTGAGCTGGCGGCAATCAAACTAACCAATCAGCAAcagtcacagcagcaacagcaaccacagacacagacacaacagcagcatcagcaacaacatcaaccattgttgcagcaacaaagcaGCATTGATTCGATTTGTTCGCAGCATTCGAATGACTCTTCGACAAGTTcgttgcagcaacagttgctgcagcatcagcaatcGCAGCAAGCgcacatcagcaacagcagcagcagcctcaatcatcagcagcaacagcaacaacagcagcagcaatcagtACATGGCAGTGGCCTTGGCACACGCTCCCATTCCATATCGTCGTCGGTGTCCACAAGCACAGCCTCATCGTTGCACTCGCATCCATCCATTGACTCGGCTGTGGCCGCCTCGCTTGTGGGCTGTGTTGCTGGTGGTGGCGGGCATACAAACAACACCAataccaacaccaacacaagCACCACAACGCCCTCGAGCGGCTGCTCAACGCCACAGAATCACTATTCACCACTGTTAACCAACTCACCCACGTCCACTGCTGCAGGTACTCCAAGCGGCGGCAGCATTGCCAGCGGTCTCGGTCTCGGCTTCGTCTATCAGGTCAGCTCACCCACGCCCCCCGCCTCCGCCAACTCCACCACCGATGTGCTAAAGATCACCGAGCCAGGACAACCGACGACAGCCGAAGCCAGCGAAACCACCGAGAGCGATGAGCGTTCTCGTGCCTCGGTGCTGCAGAAGGCATCCATGTTTGAGAAGCAggcagcagccgctgcagcagctccaATCCCCACAACTATAGCTGCAGCTGTAGCTGGCGGTGGAGGAGGAGTCACAACCGGAGCAGTTGGCGGAGTCATTGGTGGCGTTGCTCGACGCTCGGAGGAACTGCGCGCTGTGGAGCAACAGGAAATGG ACAAATCTTTCGAAGACTCGATTCAAGcacttaacaatttaattggcGAATTAGACTCTTTTCAACGTGAGATCGATGAGGGCAAgggcaagcagcagcagcaacaacagcacagcagcaacatcaacagcaacaacatcagtggcaacaatagcaacagcggcagcaacaacaataacagcagcaacagcggtgccagcagcaacaccagcaacgacaacaacaactgcaacactGATCTCCTGCTacccagcagcaacatcgactGCTGTGCCATCAGCAACCAGACGAACTCCAGTGGCTGTGGCACCGATATCTCCGACACCACGTCGGAGGAACTGGCCGGCGAGGAAGGCAGTCTGGCAGCAGCCAGGCGACATCAGCAACTGGGTGCCAGCGACTCGGAGCTGAGTCGTTGCTATGTGAGCGAGACGAGTTCGCTGACCGGCGGCATATTGGCTGGTGGCTATGAGAATCCCACGTTCGCGCACTTTGCCGCCAATCGTGATGATCCCTACAATGGCAGCGGCAATGGCAGCGACAGTCGATCGCTGTACGCCTCGGCGGCCGATAGCATTTCGTTGGCTGCATCCGACAGCGTGTGCATGAGCCAGCAGCCGCGACATGCGTATGTGGACAATTGCAGTGATGGCGGCAGTGCTGTCGTTGTGATCTATGACCATACTATACCCAATACGCCGGACATTGAGTTTGTCAAGCAGAACTCGGAGATTGTGCTGTTGCGCACCAAAGATCCgcagcaattgcagttgcacgAAATGCGCGagctgcaacagttgcccGACAATTTGGCTGGCTCACCCGAGTCGCCTGATGCCGCTTCTGGCGGGGGAGTTGGAGGCGGTGGCCGTTTACAGCCGGCCACAGCAACTGTGGCGCCGGCCAAGCAACGCCTCTCATCGTTTCGGGCATCCAGCgagcaacagctgcagttgctgggACGCGCTAGTCCACAACACAGAG GAGGAGcaggaggcggaggaggaggagcagcaaTGGGCAGCTCAACACGCATCGCACGTCGTTCATCCATTAATCAGGCCAAACCGCCGCCACCGGTGAGACGCAGTTCATCGGTGACTCCAAGCCCCAACAATGTCGGG cagccgcagcatcagcagcacagcagcagcaaccacaactcTCACGCATATCAGCAACAGTCGCTATCGCTGAGCAACTCTAGCGAGCatttgccgccgccgccggcTTTTATGCtggaggcaacaacagcatatTCCACATCGCCCACGCCGCCAGCAGCGATGCCCAGCTCAGCGCTCAAGGTGTCGGAGACAGTGCGTGCTCTGGCCGCCATGCGGCATCAGCCTGCCTCGCCTGTTGCTCTGCGTCGCatgcatcagcagcagcagcaacaacaacaattgcaacaacagcagcaacagtcttTATTGCAG CCCATGCACAAGCCCTCCCCCAACGACGATGCTGAATATGAAGCTTATTATAATTCCTATATGGAGCTGCATGCATATGCTCAAGCCCTGCCacctcaacagcagcagcagcaacatcagcaacaacagcaacaacaacaacgcttTGCTCAGCAACATCATACGTCACATCAAAcacatcatcataatcatcatgaGCAGCTGCCGCCAACACCGCCTCCATACCATGGGCCACCACAGGTAGATGCCGCC TCGTTCCGCACTTCATCGCCTAGTGGCAGCATCTATGCGCAACCCAAACTGGTGAACAACATGTCCAGCTTTCGCACCAGCAGCCCCAGCCCCAATGGCCATGCCCATCCACTGCCACCGACACAGCCCAAGGCGAATCCGAATCTAATTGCACAGCTCAATGCACGGCtcaacagcaagcagcaacagcaacagcaccaacaacaacaacagcaacatgttgccgaGGGCATTTATGGCAACGCTGGTGGAGTAGGAGTAGGAGGAGGTGAATCCATTTACATGCGTGGCGGCAATGGTTTGTCCatgtcacagcagcagcaacagcagcaacactacGACG CAGCTgcgcaagcaacagcaaacatgcgacaacaccaacagcagcaccagctgcaacagcaacaacagcaacattatACATGTCCACCACCGCTTGAAGAtccgccaccgccgcccaTTTATTCAGCAACCATGCCCAAGAAAATGGCACGCCCCAGTGTTggtcacagcaacagcaacaacatgggCAACCATTTGGTCAACGCATATGCTGCTGCCTCCAACAGTGCCACGTTGCCCAAAAACatattgcagcagcaacgcttgcagcaacaacaacagcagcagcaccagcagcaattgcaacagcagcaactacaacagcagcaatatcaACAGCCAACAGGCATCAACGTTGGCAATGGGCATGCTAATCAGCGACCTCCGATGCcgctgccacagcagcagcaacatgcccagcagcagcagcagcaacaacagcgacagccacCCATACCATCGCGTCATTCCAGTGTGCAGCAAAAGATATTCGTATCAACGAATCCATTCATTCAAACCACAGCCGTCAAGTTTCATTCGCCATCGTCGGTGCACTCGACGCCAGCTGCCTCGCCCACCTGTGGCTCGCCCGCATCATCGGCAACCATGGCCAGCATTTATGGCACCACGGCTCGTGGCGGTGCTGCacaccatcagcagcaacagcagcagcaataccatcatcagcaacagcaacatcaacagcagcagcagcagcagcaacaacattattaTCGCGATGTTGCtggcggcaacagcaatggcgGCGTTTATTATGCCAGCCACAATAACGTCCATGCCCACGGACACTCGAACGCCCACGCACACGCCAATGCCAACGCAAATGTGAacgcgaatgcgaatgcgcaTACGCCCCATATGCCCCATGTCCAGGCACATCATTCAA ACTATGCCACAAGCACCAATATCGAAAAGACTGGCAGCATACGTGCCAAGACCAAGGCTGAATTTCTCGAGAATCTCAATGCGAAGTTGGCCAAGCAGGGCATGTCTGGACGTGCATTTGCAGTGCGAAATCTGATCAATAGCAAGGCCCTG CCGGATCCACGTATATGTCATGAGTCGTTGATGGATCAGATAAAACGAGGCGCGACCCTGAAGAGGAATCAGAAGATCAACGATCGCAGTGCGCCcaaaatacattaa
- the LOC133845664 gene encoding protein naked cuticle isoform X23: protein MDLSLERDSSALGSLFQQIINDMKNTSPLWEDFVAKASKLHTCLRAAIQAIAAYLDAFQKIADAATNSRGASKEIGTALTRVCLRHKAVETRLKTFTSAIMDCLVQPLQDKIEDWKRTVATIDKDHAKEYKRCRSELKKRSSDTLRLQKKARKGQTDNSLQSLMDSHMQDVTLRRAELEEVEKKSLRAAMVEERLRYCSFVHMLQPVVHEECEVMSELGHLQEAMESIALVTKEPSVLPQASEELIHDAKASINLYPESPGGGSGSQGGGCSNSLGSRKSSVCSISSMNSSGSSNSPGHHHYQRSLSQFVTPAIRLKPGESSDSGFCSSPALTTQVSNATNQTHAVSTWPPHSQDAVDALPPTADRPHTISTTYEKGHQRPPLTVYTFQNPETIHESNSSGSLIPATVPTGNGSASGQNTPATQKSPAASLSRPPLPVKPAHVRCSSLERPLSAQSNHRQNSGQNLLQRQCPSPIPAHITKGGAGGGGGGAAMGSSTRIARRSSINQAKPPPPVRRSSSVTPSPNNVGQPQHQQHSSSNHNSHAYQQQSLSLSNSSEHLPPPPAFMLEATTAYSTSPTPPAAMPSSALKVSETVRALAAMRHQPASPVALRRMHQQQQQQQQLQQQQQQSLLQPMHKPSPNDDAEYEAYYNSYMELHAYAQALPPQQQQQQHQQQQQQQQRFAQQHHTSHQTHHHNHHEQLPPTPPPYHGPPQVDAASFRTSSPSGSIYAQPKLVNNMSSFRTSSPSPNGHAHPLPPTQPKANPNLIAQLNARLNSKQQQQQHQQQQQQHVAEGIYGNAGGVGVGGGESIYMRGGNGLSMSQQQQQQQHYDAAAQATANMRQHQQQHQLQQQQQQHYTCPPPLEDPPPPPIYSATMPKKMARPSVGHSNSNNMGNHLVNAYAAASNSATLPKNILQQQRLQQQQQQQHQQQLQQQQLQQQQYQQPTGINVGNGHANQRPPMPLPQQQQHAQQQQQQQQRQPPIPSRHSSVQQKIFVSTNPFIQTTAVKFHSPSSVHSTPAASPTCGSPASSATMASIYGTTARGGAAHHQQQQQQQYHHQQQQHQQQQQQQQQHYYRDVAGGNSNGGVYYASHNNVHAHGHSNAHAHANANANVNANANAHTPHMPHVQAHHSNYATSTNIEKTGSIRAKTKAEFLENLNAKLAKQGMSGRAFAVRNLINSKALPDPRICHESLMDQIKRGATLKRNQKINDRSAPKIH from the exons CGCTGCCATTCAGGCAATTGCCGCCTATTTGGATGCCTTCCAAAAGATTGCCGATGCGGCCACCAATTCCAGAG GTGCATCCAAGGAGATTGGCACCGCCCTGACCCGTGTTTGTCTGCGCCACAAGGCGGTCGAGACCCGTTTGAAGACCTTCACCAGCGCAATTATGGATTGCCTGGTGCAGCCGCTGCAGGACAAGATCGAGGACTGGAAGCGCACAGTGGCCACCATCGATAAGGATCATGCCAAAGAGTATAAACGCTGTCGCAGTGAACTAAAGAAGCGCTCCAGCGACACGCTGCGTCTGCAGAAGAAGGCACGCAAGGGACAGACGGACAACAGCCTGCAGTCATTGATGGATTCGCACATGCAAGATGTGACTTTGCGACGCGCCGAACTCGAGGAGGTCGAGAAGAAGTCACTACGTGCGGCGATGGTCGAGGAACGATTGCGTTACTGCAGCTTTGTGCACATGCTGCAGCCCGTGGTGCATGAGGAATGCGAGGTGATGTCCGAACTCGGTCATCTGCAG GAGGCTATGGAATCCATTGCTTTGGTCACCAAGGAGCCCAGCGTTTTGCCACAGGCTTCGGAGGAACTGATTCACGATGCCAAGGCTAGCATTAATCTATATCCCGAATCGCCTGGCGGTGGCTCTGGCTCCCAAGGTGGCGGCTGTTCCAATTCCTTGGGCTCACGCAAGAGTTCCGTCTGCTCCATTAGCAGCATGAACAGCAGCGGCTCCAGCAACTCGCCGGGACATCATCACTATCAACGCTCGCTATCGCAG tttGTAACGCCCGCAATTCGCTTGAAACCTGGTGAATCCAGTGATAGTGGCTTTTGCTCATCGCCAGCGCTAACAACACag GTTTCGAATGCCACCAACCAGACGCACGCTGTATCCACTTGGCCGCCACATTCCCAGGATGCTGTGGACGCGCTGCCACCGACTGCTGATCGTCCGCATACGATTTCAACCACCTATGAGAAGGGTCATCAGCGTCCGCCATTGACTGTATACACGTTCCAGAATCCCGAGACCATACACGAGtccaacagcagcggcagcctcATACCCGCAACGGTGCCGACTGGCAACGGTTCCGCCTCGGGTCAGAATACGCCGGCAACACAGAAATCGCCGGCAGCATCGCTCAGTCGTCCTCCATTGCCAGTG AAGCCGGCACATGTG CGCTGCTCGTCGCTGGAGCGTCCGTTGTCGGCGCAGAGCAATCATCGCCAGAACAGTGGCCAGAATCTGCTGCAGCGTCAGTGCCCCTCACCGATTCCGGCTCATATCACGAAAG GAGGAGcaggaggcggaggaggaggagcagcaaTGGGCAGCTCAACACGCATCGCACGTCGTTCATCCATTAATCAGGCCAAACCGCCGCCACCGGTGAGACGCAGTTCATCGGTGACTCCAAGCCCCAACAATGTCGGG cagccgcagcatcagcagcacagcagcagcaaccacaactcTCACGCATATCAGCAACAGTCGCTATCGCTGAGCAACTCTAGCGAGCatttgccgccgccgccggcTTTTATGCtggaggcaacaacagcatatTCCACATCGCCCACGCCGCCAGCAGCGATGCCCAGCTCAGCGCTCAAGGTGTCGGAGACAGTGCGTGCTCTGGCCGCCATGCGGCATCAGCCTGCCTCGCCTGTTGCTCTGCGTCGCatgcatcagcagcagcagcaacaacaacaattgcaacaacagcagcaacagtcttTATTGCAG CCCATGCACAAGCCCTCCCCCAACGACGATGCTGAATATGAAGCTTATTATAATTCCTATATGGAGCTGCATGCATATGCTCAAGCCCTGCCacctcaacagcagcagcagcaacatcagcaacaacagcaacaacaacaacgcttTGCTCAGCAACATCATACGTCACATCAAAcacatcatcataatcatcatgaGCAGCTGCCGCCAACACCGCCTCCATACCATGGGCCACCACAGGTAGATGCCGCC TCGTTCCGCACTTCATCGCCTAGTGGCAGCATCTATGCGCAACCCAAACTGGTGAACAACATGTCCAGCTTTCGCACCAGCAGCCCCAGCCCCAATGGCCATGCCCATCCACTGCCACCGACACAGCCCAAGGCGAATCCGAATCTAATTGCACAGCTCAATGCACGGCtcaacagcaagcagcaacagcaacagcaccaacaacaacaacagcaacatgttgccgaGGGCATTTATGGCAACGCTGGTGGAGTAGGAGTAGGAGGAGGTGAATCCATTTACATGCGTGGCGGCAATGGTTTGTCCatgtcacagcagcagcaacagcagcaacactacGACG CAGCTgcgcaagcaacagcaaacatgcgacaacaccaacagcagcaccagctgcaacagcaacaacagcaacattatACATGTCCACCACCGCTTGAAGAtccgccaccgccgcccaTTTATTCAGCAACCATGCCCAAGAAAATGGCACGCCCCAGTGTTggtcacagcaacagcaacaacatgggCAACCATTTGGTCAACGCATATGCTGCTGCCTCCAACAGTGCCACGTTGCCCAAAAACatattgcagcagcaacgcttgcagcaacaacaacagcagcagcaccagcagcaattgcaacagcagcaactacaacagcagcaatatcaACAGCCAACAGGCATCAACGTTGGCAATGGGCATGCTAATCAGCGACCTCCGATGCcgctgccacagcagcagcaacatgcccagcagcagcagcagcaacaacagcgacagccacCCATACCATCGCGTCATTCCAGTGTGCAGCAAAAGATATTCGTATCAACGAATCCATTCATTCAAACCACAGCCGTCAAGTTTCATTCGCCATCGTCGGTGCACTCGACGCCAGCTGCCTCGCCCACCTGTGGCTCGCCCGCATCATCGGCAACCATGGCCAGCATTTATGGCACCACGGCTCGTGGCGGTGCTGCacaccatcagcagcaacagcagcagcaataccatcatcagcaacagcaacatcaacagcagcagcagcagcagcaacaacattattaTCGCGATGTTGCtggcggcaacagcaatggcgGCGTTTATTATGCCAGCCACAATAACGTCCATGCCCACGGACACTCGAACGCCCACGCACACGCCAATGCCAACGCAAATGTGAacgcgaatgcgaatgcgcaTACGCCCCATATGCCCCATGTCCAGGCACATCATTCAA ACTATGCCACAAGCACCAATATCGAAAAGACTGGCAGCATACGTGCCAAGACCAAGGCTGAATTTCTCGAGAATCTCAATGCGAAGTTGGCCAAGCAGGGCATGTCTGGACGTGCATTTGCAGTGCGAAATCTGATCAATAGCAAGGCCCTG CCGGATCCACGTATATGTCATGAGTCGTTGATGGATCAGATAAAACGAGGCGCGACCCTGAAGAGGAATCAGAAGATCAACGATCGCAGTGCGCCcaaaatacattaa